The Mesorhizobium loti genome includes a region encoding these proteins:
- a CDS encoding pirin family protein, producing the protein MSFFPGKDPEAGDAFASDQIELMVIPNAKDIGGFQVRRALPTAKRRLVGPFIFFDRMGPAILRAGQALDVRPHPHIGLSTVTYLFDGRIRHRDSLGTEMVIQPGDVNLMTAGRGIVHSERTPEELRGAPMSISGLQTWLALPDGKEEVAPVFENTAALRLPEIDAEGVSGRIVIGDFQGLRSPVRADSETLYADLRLVPGASIKIPADAEERAIYTLEGEVSISGDVFPAERLLVFRPGDEIVVSSETGAHFMLFGGASLGSQRYIWWNFVSSSKERIEQAKQEWKTGRFDIVPGDEEEFIPLPES; encoded by the coding sequence ATGAGCTTCTTTCCTGGGAAAGACCCTGAAGCCGGCGACGCCTTCGCCAGCGACCAGATCGAATTGATGGTCATCCCGAACGCCAAGGACATTGGCGGCTTCCAGGTGCGCCGCGCTCTGCCGACCGCCAAGAGGCGGCTGGTCGGTCCTTTCATCTTCTTCGACCGCATGGGTCCGGCGATCCTGCGCGCCGGTCAGGCACTGGATGTCCGTCCCCATCCGCATATCGGTCTGTCGACGGTCACCTATCTGTTCGATGGCAGGATCAGGCATCGCGATTCACTCGGCACCGAAATGGTCATCCAGCCCGGCGACGTGAACCTGATGACCGCCGGCCGCGGCATCGTCCATTCGGAGCGCACGCCCGAAGAGTTGCGTGGCGCGCCGATGTCGATCTCCGGCCTGCAGACATGGCTGGCGCTGCCGGACGGCAAGGAAGAAGTGGCCCCGGTGTTCGAGAACACCGCAGCGCTTCGGCTGCCCGAGATCGACGCCGAGGGCGTCAGCGGGCGCATCGTCATTGGTGATTTCCAGGGATTGCGGTCCCCGGTCAGGGCCGACTCCGAGACGCTCTATGCCGACCTCAGGCTGGTGCCCGGCGCCAGCATAAAGATCCCGGCCGATGCCGAGGAGCGCGCCATCTACACGCTGGAAGGCGAGGTCTCGATATCAGGTGACGTCTTTCCGGCGGAACGGCTGCTGGTGTTTCGGCCAGGCGACGAGATCGTCGTGTCGTCTGAGACCGGCGCGCATTTCATGCTGTTTGGCGGCGCCTCGCTCGGCTCGCAGCGTTATATCTGGTGGAATTTCGTCTCGTCATCCAAGGAACGCATCGAACAGGCCAAGCAGGAATGGAAGACAGGTCGCTTCGATATCGTTCCCGGAGATGAGGAGGAGTTTATTCCGCTGCCGGAAAGCTGA
- a CDS encoding DUF2277 domain-containing protein: protein MCRNIKTLFNFDPPATNDEVRDAALQFVRKLSGTTRPSKQNQHAFDHAVEAIAASARELLDSLETHQHPRNREEVAAKLRAKSAIRFA from the coding sequence ATGTGCAGAAACATCAAGACCCTGTTCAATTTTGACCCGCCCGCAACCAACGACGAAGTCCGCGACGCGGCCCTTCAATTTGTCCGCAAATTGAGCGGAACGACGCGGCCCTCGAAGCAGAACCAGCATGCTTTCGACCACGCCGTCGAAGCCATCGCCGCCTCGGCGCGCGAATTGCTCGATTCCTTGGAAACCCATCAGCATCCTCGCAATCGCGAAGAGGTGGCAGCCAAATTACGGGCAAAGTCGGCGATCCGCTTTGCCTGA
- a CDS encoding exodeoxyribonuclease VII small subunit — MAGETNEDVKAMSFEQALDALEKIVDDLERGDVPLDQSIRIYERGEALKAHCDRLLKAAEDKVEKIRLSRDGKPVGTEPLDAD; from the coding sequence ATGGCTGGTGAGACCAACGAAGACGTCAAGGCGATGAGCTTCGAACAGGCGCTCGACGCGCTGGAGAAGATCGTCGATGATCTGGAGCGCGGTGACGTGCCGCTCGACCAGTCGATCCGGATCTATGAGCGCGGCGAGGCACTGAAGGCGCATTGTGACCGGCTGCTGAAGGCCGCCGAGGACAAGGTCGAGAAGATCAGGCTGTCGCGCGACGGCAAGCCGGTTGGAACGGAGCCGCTCGACGCGGACTGA
- a CDS encoding histone deacetylase family protein, producing the protein MTTRLYTHPIFLEHLTPPGHPERPDRLRAIERVLDDEAFAGLDRIQAPEGDEATILYAHPADFVARVRAAIPDEGIARIDADTTASPKSWQAVITAIGAANAAVDDVFTGRADNVFVAARPPGHHAEKTTAMGFCFFNTAAIAARYAQKKHGVERVAVVDWDVHHGNGTQDIFWDDPSVLYCSTHQMPLYPGTGAKNETGAGNIVNAPLAPQTGSEVFRDAFLSRVLPALDNFAPDLIIISAGFDAHHRDPLAEINLTEDDFDWATGQLMQRAARHSGNRLVSLLEGGYDLQGLAFSVAAHVGRLMKG; encoded by the coding sequence ATGACCACTCGTCTCTACACCCATCCGATCTTCCTTGAGCACCTCACGCCGCCCGGCCATCCCGAGCGGCCGGATCGCCTGCGCGCCATCGAGCGCGTGCTGGATGACGAGGCGTTTGCCGGGCTCGATCGTATCCAGGCGCCGGAAGGCGACGAGGCCACCATCCTCTACGCGCATCCCGCCGATTTCGTCGCCCGCGTGCGTGCTGCCATTCCCGACGAGGGGATCGCGCGCATCGACGCCGACACCACGGCCAGCCCGAAGAGCTGGCAGGCGGTGATCACCGCGATCGGCGCCGCCAACGCCGCCGTCGACGATGTCTTCACCGGCCGTGCCGACAATGTCTTTGTCGCCGCCCGCCCACCCGGACACCATGCCGAAAAGACCACGGCGATGGGCTTCTGCTTCTTCAACACGGCGGCGATCGCGGCCCGCTATGCGCAGAAGAAGCATGGCGTCGAGCGCGTTGCCGTCGTCGACTGGGACGTGCACCACGGCAATGGCACGCAGGATATTTTCTGGGACGATCCGTCGGTGCTCTATTGCTCGACGCACCAGATGCCGCTCTATCCCGGCACCGGGGCAAAGAACGAGACCGGCGCCGGCAACATCGTCAACGCGCCGCTGGCGCCGCAGACCGGCAGCGAGGTCTTTCGCGATGCCTTCCTGTCGCGCGTGCTGCCGGCGCTCGACAATTTCGCGCCCGACCTGATCATCATTTCGGCTGGGTTCGACGCACACCATCGCGATCCGCTGGCCGAGATCAACCTGACCGAGGATGATTTCGACTGGGCGACCGGCCAGCTGATGCAGCGCGCGGCGCGCCACAGTGGCAACCGGCTCGTCAGCCTGCTCGAGGGTGGCTACGATCTGCAGGGATTGGCATTTTCGGTCGCCGCCCATGTCGGGCGACTGATGAAAGGATGA
- the bluB gene encoding 5,6-dimethylbenzimidazole synthase, producing MPEHMTAAIDDGFDQSARDAVYRAMFTRRDVRSHFLPTGLDDEVLARLLLAAHHAPSVGFMQPWNFIVIRDAARRAEVRDLFLAAREQELPAIEAEKQALYRKLKLEGICESALNICITCDRQRSKGSPLGRWHNPEMDIYSTVCAVQNFWLAARAEGVGVGWVSIIEAQALKSLLSIPEHVTPVAYLCVGRVSEFAPKPDLETHGWGRRLPLPELIMSEIFCGEGEAPLKSTVARLNAIDAAPDQRAAPAVPQREPPKEASALSLSSLNFDDASASRASQAGSGTWPSMVLK from the coding sequence ATGCCGGAACACATGACCGCTGCCATTGACGATGGATTTGACCAGAGTGCGCGCGATGCGGTTTATCGCGCCATGTTCACGCGGCGTGACGTGCGCAGCCATTTCCTGCCCACTGGGCTCGACGATGAGGTGCTGGCGCGGCTGCTGCTTGCCGCGCATCACGCGCCGTCGGTAGGCTTCATGCAGCCTTGGAACTTCATCGTCATTCGCGACGCCGCACGACGGGCGGAGGTGCGCGACCTGTTCCTGGCCGCGCGAGAACAGGAACTGCCGGCGATCGAGGCGGAAAAACAGGCGCTGTATCGCAAGCTCAAGCTGGAAGGCATCTGCGAAAGCGCGCTCAACATCTGCATCACTTGCGACCGGCAGCGCTCGAAGGGTTCGCCGCTGGGCCGCTGGCACAATCCGGAGATGGATATCTACAGCACGGTCTGCGCGGTACAGAATTTCTGGCTGGCGGCGCGCGCTGAGGGCGTCGGTGTCGGCTGGGTCAGCATCATCGAGGCACAAGCGCTGAAAAGCCTGCTGTCGATTCCCGAGCATGTCACGCCGGTCGCCTATCTCTGCGTCGGCCGTGTTTCCGAGTTCGCGCCAAAGCCGGACCTCGAAACGCATGGCTGGGGGCGGCGGCTGCCGCTGCCGGAGCTGATCATGAGCGAGATTTTTTGCGGCGAAGGTGAGGCGCCGCTGAAGTCAACCGTGGCGCGTCTCAACGCTATCGATGCCGCACCGGATCAGCGTGCCGCGCCGGCTGTGCCCCAGCGCGAGCCGCCGAAGGAGGCCAGCGCCTTGTCCTTGAGCTCCCTGAACTTCGACGACGCCTCGGCCAGCCGGGCGTCCCAGGCGGGATCAGGCACCTGGCCCTCTATGGTCTTGAAATAG
- a CDS encoding TetR/AcrR family transcriptional regulator has protein sequence MHKPRKEMIAETRAKLIAAARHAFGTIGYAEASMDDFTASAGLTRGALYHHFGDKKGLLQAVIAEIDGEMAARVNEAAARAPTRWQHFVDECTTYIEMALEPEIQRIMFRDGPAVLGDPAQWPNANACVASVTGHLTTLQEEGVVVSSLDPETASRLINGASSQAAQQIANSNDPEGTSKKVVAAFKQLLEGLLKRPDPQPS, from the coding sequence ATGCACAAGCCCCGCAAGGAGATGATCGCCGAGACGCGCGCCAAGCTGATCGCGGCCGCCCGCCATGCTTTCGGCACGATCGGCTATGCCGAAGCCTCGATGGATGATTTCACCGCATCGGCCGGGCTGACGCGCGGCGCGCTCTACCACCATTTTGGCGACAAGAAGGGCCTGCTGCAGGCAGTCATCGCCGAAATCGACGGCGAGATGGCAGCGCGCGTGAATGAAGCGGCGGCGCGGGCGCCGACCCGCTGGCAGCATTTCGTCGACGAATGCACAACCTATATCGAGATGGCGCTGGAGCCGGAAATCCAGCGCATCATGTTCCGCGATGGCCCGGCCGTCCTGGGGGATCCGGCGCAATGGCCGAATGCCAATGCGTGCGTCGCTTCAGTGACCGGCCATCTGACGACACTGCAGGAGGAGGGAGTTGTCGTCTCCAGCCTCGACCCCGAGACGGCCTCGCGGCTGATCAACGGTGCGAGCAGTCAGGCGGCGCAACAGATCGCCAATTCGAACGACCCTGAAGGCACGTCGAAGAAGGTGGTGGCGGCCTTCAAGCAACTGCTGGAAGGCTTGCTCAAAAGGCCGGATCCACAACCGAGCTGA
- a CDS encoding MFS transporter, producing MQNPYSEIFRAPGAKGFAAAGFMARLPIAMAPIGIVAMLSQTRGEYWLAGAVSATYALANAFVAPQISRLVDRQGQTRVVVPTTIISVLAFAVLIAAANQDWPVWTLFVSALLAAAMPSMPAMVRARWTEIFRGRPQMNTAFAFESAADELVYIAGASLSVGLSAALFPEAGVLVSTLFLALGSTAFILQRSTEPKVRPVNHVSSGSAIRLRPVQIITFALIFIGATFATTEVSTVAITKELGQPGAASLVIGVYALGSFVLGLVVGALSLKAPLQRQLAIAVALVALGTLLPLTADTVPLLALTVFISGVAISPTFITAFGLIERHVPEAMLTEGITWVMTGIGIGMALGSFAAGAVVDAFGAQSGFWVSVASGTIALATVLLGQRSLATHECELDGCEAAIPAE from the coding sequence ATGCAAAATCCTTACTCGGAAATCTTTCGCGCCCCCGGAGCCAAGGGCTTTGCAGCCGCCGGCTTCATGGCGCGCCTGCCGATCGCCATGGCGCCGATCGGCATCGTGGCGATGCTGTCGCAGACACGTGGCGAATATTGGCTGGCGGGTGCCGTCTCCGCGACATACGCCCTGGCCAACGCCTTCGTTGCGCCGCAGATATCGAGACTGGTGGATCGCCAGGGCCAGACACGGGTCGTGGTGCCCACCACCATCATCTCCGTGCTGGCTTTCGCCGTCCTGATTGCGGCGGCCAATCAGGACTGGCCAGTATGGACGTTGTTCGTGTCGGCCCTGCTTGCTGCCGCCATGCCCAGCATGCCGGCAATGGTGCGCGCGCGCTGGACCGAGATTTTCCGCGGGCGGCCGCAGATGAACACTGCTTTCGCCTTCGAGTCGGCTGCGGACGAGCTGGTCTATATTGCCGGTGCGTCGCTTTCGGTGGGTTTGAGTGCGGCGCTGTTCCCGGAGGCTGGTGTCCTGGTCAGCACGCTGTTCCTCGCCCTTGGCTCGACAGCCTTCATCCTGCAGCGTTCGACCGAACCAAAAGTACGGCCGGTGAATCATGTCTCGAGCGGCTCGGCAATACGGCTCAGGCCGGTGCAGATCATCACCTTTGCCCTGATCTTCATCGGCGCGACTTTCGCGACCACGGAAGTGAGCACGGTGGCAATCACCAAGGAACTCGGCCAGCCGGGCGCCGCCAGCCTTGTCATCGGCGTTTATGCGCTGGGATCGTTCGTGCTCGGCCTCGTCGTCGGCGCGCTTAGCCTGAAGGCGCCACTGCAACGTCAACTGGCCATCGCAGTCGCCCTCGTCGCGCTCGGCACGCTGCTGCCGCTCACCGCCGACACCGTGCCACTGCTGGCGCTGACCGTGTTCATCAGCGGTGTGGCGATCTCGCCGACCTTCATCACCGCCTTCGGCCTGATCGAGCGGCACGTGCCGGAGGCGATGCTGACCGAAGGCATCACCTGGGTCATGACCGGCATCGGCATCGGCATGGCGCTCGGCTCGTTTGCCGCCGGTGCGGTGGTGGACGCGTTCGGCGCCCAGAGCGGGTTCTGGGTCTCGGTGGCTTCAGGCACCATTGCCCTGGCCACGGTGCTGCTTGGCCAGCGCAGCCTTGCCACGCACGAATGCGAATTGGATGGATGCGAAGCAGCAATCCCGGCCGAATGA
- the ribB gene encoding 3,4-dihydroxy-2-butanone-4-phosphate synthase — MPYDQKKIVEALRAFERGEIVVVMDDDGRENEGDLIVAAVHCTPEKMAFIVRHTSGIVCTPMPREEAKRLNLAPMVADNDSAHTTAFTVSVDFKHGTTTGISAEDRTLTVRNLANGNVGGSDFVRPGHIFPLIAREGGVLMRSGHTEAAVDLCKLAGLPPVGVISELVNDDGTVKRGPQVQAFAEEHGLKQVSVADLIAYRQRKETLVERVACSEIDTLGGKAQVFTYTLPWDSMHHVAIVFGDIRDGEDVPVRLHSEDVVTDVFGTSHRLDAIMKSMGERRRGVIVYLREGSVGVAHQERKRPASGDREDHEEARRRENEWREIGLGAQILKDLGISSINLIASRERHYVGLEGFGIHIAKTEIL, encoded by the coding sequence ATGCCTTACGACCAGAAGAAAATCGTCGAAGCCCTGCGCGCTTTCGAACGCGGCGAGATCGTCGTCGTCATGGATGATGACGGGCGCGAGAACGAGGGCGACCTGATCGTCGCCGCCGTCCACTGCACGCCCGAAAAGATGGCGTTCATCGTCCGCCACACCTCCGGCATCGTCTGCACGCCGATGCCGCGCGAGGAAGCCAAGCGGCTGAACCTTGCGCCGATGGTCGCCGACAATGATTCGGCCCACACCACCGCCTTCACCGTCAGCGTCGATTTCAAGCACGGCACCACGACAGGCATTTCGGCCGAGGACCGCACGCTGACTGTTCGCAATCTCGCCAACGGCAATGTCGGCGGTTCGGATTTCGTCCGGCCTGGCCACATCTTCCCGCTGATCGCGCGCGAGGGCGGCGTGCTGATGCGTTCGGGCCATACCGAGGCAGCGGTCGATCTCTGCAAGCTCGCCGGCCTGCCGCCGGTCGGCGTCATTTCCGAGCTGGTCAATGATGACGGCACGGTCAAGCGCGGCCCGCAGGTGCAGGCTTTCGCCGAAGAGCATGGCCTGAAGCAGGTTTCGGTGGCCGACCTCATCGCCTACCGGCAACGCAAGGAAACGCTGGTCGAACGCGTCGCCTGTTCCGAAATCGACACGCTCGGCGGCAAGGCGCAGGTCTTCACCTACACGCTGCCATGGGACTCCATGCATCACGTCGCCATCGTCTTCGGCGATATCCGCGACGGCGAGGATGTGCCGGTGCGTCTGCATTCCGAGGATGTGGTGACCGACGTGTTCGGCACCAGCCACCGGCTCGACGCCATCATGAAGTCCATGGGCGAGCGCAGGCGCGGCGTCATCGTCTATCTCAGAGAAGGCTCCGTCGGCGTCGCCCATCAGGAGCGCAAGCGGCCGGCGAGCGGCGACCGCGAGGATCACGAAGAGGCGCGCCGCCGCGAAAACGAGTGGCGCGAGATCGGGCTCGGCGCGCAAATCCTCAAGGATCTCGGCATTTCCTCGATCAACCTGATCGCCTCGCGCGAACGCCACTATGTCGGCCTCGAAGGTTTTGGCATCCACATCGCCAAGACCGAGATTCTCTAG